A window of the Helianthus annuus cultivar XRQ/B chromosome 4, HanXRQr2.0-SUNRISE, whole genome shotgun sequence genome harbors these coding sequences:
- the LOC110934044 gene encoding uncharacterized protein LOC110934044, which yields MDSPSSSFMINFYYNEYFADGDGSTDEELEQEAVTSACQLAVRYVNHSRRPKAPKNKRGYVERDRRAAHERLMKDYFDEAPTFSNEVFRRRFRMSKRLFLRIVNDLEANYDYFKQKPDARGALGFTGIQKCTSALRILAYGNTTDINDEYLKMAEKTTRDSLEHFCRGIIDVYGARYLRTPTWEDLQKIYEVHNAEHGLPGMIGSIDCMHWG from the exons ATGGATTCTCCTAGTTCTTCATTCATGATAAATTTTTACTACAACGAGTATTTTGCGGATGGCGATGGTTCGACCGATGAGGAGcttgagcaagaggcggttacgagtgcatgtcAACTAGCGGTTCGATATGTCAACCATTCTCGTCGGCCCAAAGCCCCAAAAAATAAAAGAGGCTATGTTGAACGAGACCGACGCGCGGCACacgagcgtttgatgaaagactattttgacGAGGCGCCGACATTTTCAAACGAAGTTTTTAGGCGTCGTTTCCGGATGAGTAAACGGTTGTTTCTACGCATAGTCAACGACTTGGAAGCCAACtacgattattttaaacaaaaaccggATGCGAGAGGGGCACTTGGATTCACCGGTATCCAAAAGTGTACGTCGGCATTACGAATCCTTGCTTATGGTAACACTActgacatcaacgacgagtatctaAAAATGGCGGAGAAAACAACACGAGATAGCTTGGAACATTTTTGTCGCG gtataatTGATGTGTACGGTGCGCGTTATCTTAGAACGCCTACATGGGAGGACCTTCAAAAGATCTACGAGGTACATAATGCCGAGCATGGTTTGCCTGGTATGATCGGGAGCATAGATTGCATGCATTGGGGATAA